The following coding sequences lie in one Kamptonema formosum PCC 6407 genomic window:
- a CDS encoding universal stress protein, translated as MFKTVLFPVDQSREAREAAEMVIQIVKNYSSRLIILSVLEAPAPEGDSPVHEKMTSADAVAKLLKSAQSMFAQQGIEAETIEREGKPAFTICDVADEVGADLIVMGCRGVGLTEEGAGDSVTNRVINLSPCPILIVP; from the coding sequence ATGTTTAAGACTGTTTTATTTCCTGTCGATCAAAGCCGAGAAGCCCGCGAAGCTGCTGAAATGGTTATTCAAATCGTGAAGAACTACAGCTCTCGCTTGATTATCCTGTCGGTGCTGGAAGCGCCCGCACCGGAGGGCGATTCTCCAGTCCATGAGAAGATGACTTCTGCTGATGCAGTGGCCAAACTGCTCAAGAGCGCCCAATCTATGTTTGCACAGCAGGGGATCGAAGCCGAAACTATCGAGCGCGAAGGCAAACCTGCTTTCACGATCTGTGATGTGGCGGATGAGGTTGGGGCGGATTTAATTGTGATGGGCTGTCGGGGAGTTGGTTTAACTGAAGAGGGAGCAGGGGATAGCGTCACCAATCGAGTGATTAATCTCTCTCCCTGTCCGATTTTGATTGTTCCCTAG
- the ylqF gene encoding ribosome biogenesis GTPase YlqF has translation MKIQWYPGHIAKAERKLKEQLKRVDVVLEVRDARIPLATHHPQVPMWVGEKARVLVINRMDMISPRVRKVWEEWFEAQGEVPYFTNAQHGQSVEAVAIAARDAGVKLNQRRRDRGMLPRPVRAVAIGFPNVGKSALINRLLGRRVVDSARRAGVTRSLQWIRISEEIELLDAPGVIPTRIENQEDAEKLAICEDIGEAAYDNQGIAAAMVDLLTYLETTSDGLISASGLKSRYELDATSINGESYLHEVAKLRYQGDVERTARKMLNDFRTGLLGQLALELPPN, from the coding sequence ATGAAAATTCAATGGTATCCGGGTCACATTGCTAAGGCTGAACGAAAACTGAAAGAACAGCTCAAGCGTGTGGATGTGGTGCTCGAAGTCCGAGATGCCCGAATTCCGTTGGCGACTCATCATCCTCAAGTGCCGATGTGGGTAGGCGAGAAGGCGCGAGTTTTGGTAATTAACCGCATGGATATGATTTCGCCGCGAGTGCGAAAAGTTTGGGAAGAGTGGTTTGAGGCCCAGGGTGAGGTTCCTTATTTTACTAATGCTCAGCATGGCCAGAGTGTCGAGGCGGTGGCGATCGCGGCGCGGGATGCTGGGGTAAAGTTGAATCAACGGCGGCGCGATCGCGGGATGCTTCCTCGTCCAGTTCGTGCTGTGGCGATTGGCTTTCCCAATGTGGGCAAATCGGCTTTAATTAATCGATTATTAGGGCGGCGGGTGGTCGATAGTGCCAGAAGAGCAGGGGTGACGCGAAGTCTTCAGTGGATTCGCATTTCTGAGGAAATTGAACTACTAGACGCTCCAGGGGTAATTCCGACTAGAATTGAGAATCAAGAGGACGCTGAGAAATTAGCTATTTGTGAAGATATTGGCGAGGCTGCTTATGACAATCAGGGTATAGCGGCAGCGATGGTGGATCTATTAACATATCTTGAGACTACCAGTGATGGTTTGATCTCCGCATCTGGTTTAAAGTCTCGCTATGAATTAGACGCAACATCTATTAATGGTGAAAGCTATTTGCATGAGGTAGCAAAACTGCGTTATCAAGGAGATGTGGAGCGTACAGCGCGAAAAATGTTAAATGATTTTAGGACTGGTTTGTTAGGCCAACTTGCTCTGGAATTGCCCCCAAATTGA